In Candidatus Eisenbacteria bacterium, the genomic window AGGGGGTTCACGGGCACGTGGAAGCGGTGGGCCACGGCCGCGAGCGTCACCCCGAAGACCACGCCCAGCGCGGTGAACACCGCGAGTCCCCACACGGCGGTCTGGAGCAGCGAATCGGTCATGGCCTCACCGCACGAACGTGAGCCCCGAGAAGCCCATGAACGCGAGCGCGAAGAGTCCGGCCAGCGCAAAGGCGATCGGAAGCCCCTGGAAGACGGCGGGCACGCGGGCCAGCTCCACCCGCTCCCGCGCGCAGGACATGAGGAACATCGCGAGCGCGAACCCGGCCCCCGAGCCGAGGGCGAGACCGAACGATTCCATGAGCCCCGCGTTCGCGGACGCGTTCAGGAGCGGCACCGCCAGGATGATGCAGTTCGTCGTGATGAGCATGAGGTACACGCCGAACCGCCGGTGGAGCGAGCGGTGCGTCTTCTTCAAGATCGTGTCGAGCGCCTGGACGAGGAAGGCCACCACGCCGATGAAGATGATGATCTGGAGGAAGCGCAGCTCGAGAGGACCCATGACGAAGGTGTAGAGCGCCCACGAGAGCATCGCGCTCAGGACCATGACGAGCGCGAACGTGAAGCCCATCCCGACGGCCGTGTCGCGGTTCTTCGAGACGCCGAAGAAGATGCAGAGCCCCAGGTAGCGCGTGAAGACGAAGTTGTTGATGAGCGCCGCCGAGAGGACGACCGTGAAGAGGAGCGCCCA contains:
- a CDS encoding Rnf-Nqr domain containing protein is translated as SRRRPLRAEGTMASVCRSNARVGGLTLMLATLSFLMLSLPTVPRVARAVATGPAEAPARADANLIRGARVLAPDHFRLVLAEPVANVTPANFRLSEFRAPDVPIEIREARLEPGNRILLKVGERLDPSGAYRIEILRPAASRDVRPAPWALLFTVVLSAALINNFVFTRYLGLCIFFGVSKNRDTAVGMGFTFALVMVLSAMLSWALYTFVMGPLELRFLQIIIFIGVVAFLVQALDTILKKTHRSLHRRFGVYLMLITTNCIILAVPLLNASANAGLMESFGLALGSGAGFALAMFLMSCARERVELARVPAVFQGLPIAFALAGLFALAFMGFSGLTFVR